The following proteins are co-located in the Malus sylvestris chromosome 13, drMalSylv7.2, whole genome shotgun sequence genome:
- the LOC126597297 gene encoding uncharacterized protein LOC126597297, producing the protein MAMRRFYNEIKGLKVKELPDHIKPMLSVDYAKKAVQRGLDNYHAKYIQTSSVDPLLHVCFGGMIFSYLVALPEERRHLEHAKHAKEHGH; encoded by the coding sequence ATGGCGATGAGGAGATTCTACAACGAGATCAAGGGGTTGAAGGTGAAGGAATTGCCCGACCATATTAAGCCGATGCTGTCCGTCGATTACGCCAAGAAGGCTGTGCAGAGAGGCTTGGACAACTACCACGCCAAGTACATCCAGACCAGCTCCGTCGATCCTCTCCTCCATGTCTGCTTCGGAGGCATGATCTTCTCCTACCTCGTCGCTCTTCCCGAGGAGCGCCGCCACCTCGAGCACGCCAAGCACGCCAAGGAGCATGGCCATTGA